The Pedobacter ginsengisoli region GCCATAATTAACTAGTTTGTCAGTTAAGTTAAGGCATTTTTGGTTGATTTTGTTTTAGATTTTTAGAAAAAATTGAAATAGGGAGTTAGGGTTGCCTACTAAAATCTCTTGTTCTAAACAGAGACTTTGGATTTTGATTTTCCAGCTTTTTTAATGCAGGCATCCAGAAAATAATCAATACCTGTGGTAGCATACCCTAAAAGCCGTGAGTTTTCGCCAAGCTCAGATGATACAATTGTGGTGCGCTCTCTTATTTGCGTCATACAATAGGTATTAATGGCCTGCTGCATAGGGAGAGTTATATATTGTTTTGCTTCGGCAATTTTGCCGCTCAAAATAATCAGTTCCGGATTAAAAAGCTGAATAAGTACAGAGATTCCCTTACCCATATAGGTGCCTATATTAGATAACAACTGGATGGCATACTGATCGCCTTTATTTGCTGTTTCGATAATAACATCGGGCTCAATTCTTTGTAATTCCTCGTTAGAGAGTTTGTTGAGCATTGAGTTTTTGCCAGATAAAATACCTTCTTTGGCCATTGCTGATAGGGCATTGCCCGAGGCAATGGTTTCCAGACAGCCATGTTTGCCACAATAACACAGTGCACCATTCTCTACAAAGGGAATATGGCCCAGCTCGCCCGAAAAACCACATGCACCTTTCCTTAATTTACCATCCATTATAATTCCTAAACCAACACCCCAATCCATCAACAGGATCAAAGCATTTTGTTTGCCTTTTGCCATTCCATGTGTAAACTCGGCCATTGACGATCCATTAACGTCATTTTGTATAATAACAGGTAGTTTCAGCGTGGTTTCGAATGCGGCTGTTAAAGAAGTGTTTTCCTGATCGCTAAGAAAATAGCTGAAGCTTTTCCCTTTTTCTGAATCAATAAGACCCGGCATACCTACACTGCAGCCAATTAGTTGTTCGTGAGTAATGTTTTGGGCTTTTAAAATATCCAGAACATAAGTATTTAAAATGTTAAAGAAATCTGATCTGTTGCTTTTTGAAATAGGGAGGGCTATGGTATTGGCCTCTACTATATAATTATAGTTATTGTCCATAACAGCTATTTTGGTATGGAACAGTTCTATATCAATACAAAGAATAAGAATTTTTTTATCCTTTAGGCCGTACAAATCGGGTTTTCGGCCACCCATTGATATTCCGTAGCCTTTCTTTTCTATCCAATCTTCTTCTATTAAATTAGTGATTAACTTTAAAACACTGGGTGTGCTCATGTTCATGGTGTCACATAGTGTGGAAACAGAGCAGGCACCTAAATTAAAAAGATGTTTCACAAGCTGATATTTATAGATCAGCTGCTTATCACGTGCAGGTTTTGTTATATTATTTAATAGATGAAGATTCATATTATTTATTACTCTATTTTGCTAAATATAGATAACTTATGTTAAAAAATTATAAAAGTATTTTTATTACGTAAATAATTAAACAATGTTTTGTCTTTTTCACAATTTCTCGCTAATATTATCACTGCAAGTATTCGATTTAGCAATGCCATAACAGGTAATACTGATTGAATCTCAATAACCACATATATGAAACCTAAAGAACCTCAAGAAAAAAACACCAGAAGGGATTTTATTAAAAAATCGGCAGTAGGACTGGCCGCATTTACCATTGTACCAAGATATGTACTTGGAGGAACAGGATTTATTGCGCCAAGCGATAGGTTGACTAAGGCTGTGATAGGCGTTGGGTCAATGGGTCGTGGTCATTTTACATACGATGGCACTCAGGTAGTTGCTGTTTGTGATGTTGATAAAAGACATCTTGACCTTGCAACATCTATGCTGGATAAGGGAGTTAAAACGTTTGGCGATTATCGTGAGCTAATTAAACTTCCTGAAGTTGATATTGTACACATTGCCACCCCGCCGCATTGGCATGGTATTATGGCTGTTGATGCTGCAAATGCCGGTAAAGATGTTTGGTGTGAAAAACCAATGACACATACTATTGGCGAAGGTAAACGTGTAATGGAAGCTGTACAAAAGCATGGCCGAATGTTCCGTTTAAATACCTGGTTCCGCTTTAAAGATACTTTTTATGGAATGGGTACTACTGTAAAACCGATTAAGAAATTGGTTGACAGTGGCTTGCTGGGTTGGCCTTTAAAGGTTACTGTAGGTAAACATACTGGTTACGACTGGAAGTTTTACTGGGTCGGTAAGGATCATCTTGAGCCTCAGCCGGTACCTCCTGAATTGGATTATGACAGATGGCTTGGCCCTGCACCTTATAAACCATACAATGCACACAGGGTGCACCAAACTTTCCGTGGATATTGGGATTATGATGGTGGCGGTTTAAGTGATATGGGACAACATTATATTGACCCGATTCAATACTTTTTAGGTAAAGATGATACCAGTCCGGTTTCTGTTGAAATTGATGCTCCACAACAGCATACTGATGCAGTTGGAATTTGGAGAAGGATAACTTATACTTATGCTGATGGTTGCCAGATCATTTTAGACGGCGAAGGAAAAGATACTAATGTACCTTACATTGAGGGACCTAAAGGTAAATTATATCCGGGCTTTAAATCGGATATTCCTGATCTGGAAAGAAAACTGGCTGCTTTCCCTGACCCTACACCGCAAATGACTGATTTTGTTGAGTCTGTAAAAACCAGACAGAAGTTTGCTTTAAATGAGGAGAATGGACACCGTTCATGTAATATCGTTAACATCGGCTTAATTGCTTTGAGGTTGGGCCGTTCATTAAAGTTTGATCCCGTAAAACAAGAGTTTATTGATGATGAAGGAGCTAACAGATTAATTAATCCTGTAATGCGCGCACCTTTCACTATTTAATTAAAACAATTCAGATTAACATTTTACACATATCATAATGATAAAAAAGATATTCTTTATCCTGTTGGCGGTTTTAATGCTGCAAGATGTGGCAAACGGACAGGCAAAAAAAGACGAACGAACCATTACCACCCGCATTGCTGATTTGCTTGCTCAGATGCCTGCAAACGACGCTGAGTTGTTTAAAAACAACGTGAACGATATTGCCAATCTTGGTGAAGAGGGCTATGTTACTTTAATAAGCGGACTAACAGCACCCGGTAAGGGTAACAATTCATTAATTGAATATACAGTTGGTGGATTTTCTGCTTACATCACGCAGAATGGAAAAGAAGACTGGAGAAAAATGGCCGTTGGTGCTTATTGCAAAGCTCTGGATAAATTAACTGATAAACAGAACAAATCATTTATCATCAGCCAGTTTGATCTGGTTGGTAAAGATGATGCTGTTGCTTGTTTACAGGGCTATTTAACTGATGATCATCTGGCAGATCCTGCAGCAAGGGCATTGGTTAAAATTAATACCCCTGCATCAAAAGCAGCTTTGTTAGCCGGTTTGGCAAAAGCCAATGGCACGGCTAAACTTTCTGTTATAGAATCGTTAGGCGATAGCCGCTTTAAAGAAGCAGCACAGCCTATTAATGCTTTAGCAGCCAGCAGCGATGAAAATGTTGCTAAAGTTGCCTTATATGCACTTGCTTATATTGCTGATCCTTCTTCGGCACCGGCATTTGCAGCTGCGGCTGATAAAAGTGGCTTTAAGTATGAGAACACAAACTCTGCTGCGGTTTACTTAATTTATGCTGAGCAATTGCTTAAAAACGGTAATAAAGAACTTGCTGAAAAAATAGCAAAAGAGATTACTACCAAAGCTAATTCTGATGAATTAGTAGGTGTACGTACCGGTGCTTTAAAGGTATTGGTTGAAGCAAATAAAGACAACAACCAGGATATCCTTTTAGAAGCTGCAGGCGATAAAAATGCTGAATATCGTGCTGCTGCATTTAAATTTGCGGTACCTTATGTTACATCGGCATCTACTGCTGCCTGGGTTAAAAAATTAGGTGGTGTTAATGATGATGCCAAAGCGGGTATAGTAAGTATGCTTGGCCAAAGTGGTGCTAAAGATGCTTTGCCTGCGGTACTTAAATTACTTAAAAGCAAAAACCAGACTGTTAAACTGGCTGCTATAAATGCAGCTGTTAATATTGGACAGGAACAAGTACTTGATGATTTACTTAAACTTGCAAGCAAAGGTGATACTGCCGATGTTGCTGCGGTTTCTGGTGCTGTTCATAGAATGAAGGGAACTGGCATAACTGAAAAAGTTGCTGCTGCGATTCCGTCGGCAAAACCTAACGTACAGGTTGCATTAATTAACTTACTTGCTTCGCGTGCTGCAAATGGTCAGCTAAGTGCAGTTTATGATCAGTTAAAAAGTAAAAAACCTGAAGTACAGCAAGCTGCATATACTGCTTTAAGTAGTGTTGTTGTTAAAGACAATTTGCCTCAGTTGTTTACTTTATTAAATGAAACTTCCGGAGCTCAGGAAACTGCTGTTCAGGAAGCTATTATTGCTGCTGTTAGTGGTTCAGGAGACAACTCGCAACAGGTTGATGCGGTATTACAGCAAATGGCATCGGCTCCTGAAAACAAGAAATTACTTTTCTACAAAGTTCTTGCAGGTTTAGGTGGTCAGAAATCTTTAAAAGCAGTTACTGATGGTTTTGCTTCAGGTAATGAGCAAACTCAAAAAGCTGCTTTGGATGCATTATCGGCATGGACTAATGCTGATGCAGCTCCTGAATTAATTAGAATTGCACGCGAAACTAAAAATGCAGGTTTCTTAAATACTGCAATTAATGGTTACCTGCGTTCGGTTAGAGAGGGTGTTTATCCTGCGGAGCAGAAGTTATTGTTGCTTCGTAATGCAATGGCTGTAGCTCAAACTGATGAGCAAAAGAAACAGGTATTAAAAGATGTTGAGCAGGCTAAATGTTTCAATTCTATTGCATTTGCCGGTAAATATTTAAATGATGCTGCTTTACAACAGGCTGCTGCAAATGCTGTAATGAACATTACACTTGCAGGTTCTTATAATGGCGACCTGGTTAAAGGCTTATTGAATAAAACTATTGAGGTAATAACTGGTCCTGATAGTGGTTATCAGAAAGAAGGAATGCGTAAATACATTTCCGAAATGAAGGCTGGTGAAGGGTTTGTATCTATGTATAATGGAACTGACCTTACAGGTTGGAAAGGTTTAGTAGCTGACCCTATTAAACGTTCAAAAATGGACGCTAAAACGCTTGCTGCTGAACAGGAAAAAGCTGATGCTGAAGCACGCGAGAGCTGGAAACCTATAAATGGCGAGCTTCAGTTTATGAGCCATGGAAATAACCTTGCTACGGTTAAAAAGTATGGTGATTTTGAAATGCTTGTTGACTGGAAGATTATTGACGACAAAAAAGGTGAAGGTGACGCCGGTATCTATTTACGTGGTACGCCACAGGTTCAAATTTGGGATAATGCCCGTACTAATGTAGGTGCTCAGGTTGGTTCTGGTGGTTTATACAACAACCAGGCTAATGAAAGCAAGCCTCTTAAAGTTGCTGATAACAAACTTGATGAGTGGAATACTTTCCGTATTATAATGAAAGGTGACCGTGTTACGGTTTACTTAAACGGAGAATTGGTAACTGATAACGTAATACTTGAGAACTATTGGGACAGAAGCCTTCCGATTTTTGCTGAAGAGCAGATTGAATTGCAGGCTCATGGTTCGCCGGTTGCTTACCGCGATCTTTATATCAGAGAAATTCCTCGTGCAAAGCCATTTGAGTTGAGTGCACAAGAGAAAAAAGACGGCTATAAAGTATTGTTTGATGGTACTAACATGCACAGCTGGACTGGTAACACTGTTGATTATACTATTGAAGATGGTAACATTGCTATCCGCCCGAAACCAGGAAAAGGTTCAGGTGGTAATTTGTTTACTAAAGAAGAATTTAGCGATTTTATTTACCGTTTTGAGTTTAAATTAACTCCTGGCGCTAACAATGGTTTGGGTATAAGGGCACCTTTAGAAGGTGATGCTGCTTACGAAGGTATGGAGTTGCAAATTCTTGATAACGAAGCTCCTATATATAAAGATCTTCATGTTTATCAGTATCATGGTTCTGTTTATGGTACCTTGCCAGCAAAAAGAGGTTTCCTTAAGCCTGTAGGTGAGTGGAATTATGAAGAGGTGGTTGTAAAGGGCCCTAAAATTAAAGTGATTCTTAATGGTACTGTAATTCTTGATGGTGACATTACTGAAGCTAGAAAGAATGGTGCTGCTGATGGTAAGGAACACCCTGGCTTATTGCGTAACAGTGGTCATATTGGTTTCCTTGGACATGGTTCTCCGGTAGAATTCAGAAATATCAGAATCAAAGATTTAAGTAAAAAAGATTTAACTAAAAAAGCCCCGGCTAAGAAGTAGTATTTCAATTCTTCGTCATCCTGAATTTATTTCAGAATGACGAAGAGAAAAAAATATTTAATAATAAAAAAGATGACTGAAGATAAGTTAAACTCATCAACAGATAATTCCAGAAGAAACTTTATTAAAACCAGCGCGCTTGCAGCCGCTGGTTTTATGATAGTACCCAGACACGTTTTGGGAGGTAAAGGATTTTTAGCGCCAAGCGACCGCTTACAGGTTGCCGGTGTTGGTGTTGGTGGAAAAGGTGAAAGTGATATAGCTAACATTTATAAGGGTGGCAAATCAGACATCGCATTTTTATGTGATGTTGATGATAGGAGAGCCGCTGGTTCTGTTAAAAGATTCCCTAAGGCGAAGTACTATAAGGACTACCGCCAGATGCTTGATAAGGAAGCAAAAAATATTGATGGTGTTGTAGTTTCTACACCTGATCATAACCATGCCATGATAGCCCTGGCTGCAATGCAGTTGGGTAAACATGTGTATGTTCAAAAACCATTAACACATGACATTTACGAAGCGCGTGTATTAACTGAAGCTGCAAAACGCTATCAGGTAGTTACGCAAATGGGAAACCAGGGTGCTTCGGGTGATGGGGTTAGGCAATTGAGAGATTGGTGTGAGGCTGGTTTAATTGGGAAAGTTCATACGGTCTATTGCTGGACTGACCGCCCCGTATGGCCTCAGGGTATTTCATGGCCTGCTACCAATGGTGTTGTGCCTAAGGAACTGGATTGGGATTTATGGCTGGGTAGTGCCCCATATAAGCCTTATATAGATAAAATGGTTCCGTTTAACTGGCGAGGCTGGTGGGATTATGGTACCGGTGCAATTGGCGATATGGGTTGCCACCTGGTTGAACCACCATTTACAATTTTAGGTTTGGATACTCCAATGGATGTCCAGTGTAGCGTAGGCAGTGTTTACGTTGATGAGTTTCAGAGGGGGTATTTTCCGGAAAGCTGTCCGCCTTCTAGCCATGTAATCATGACCTTTAAGGAAACCAAGAGAACTAAAGGTGACTTACAGCTTCATTGGATGGACGGTGGTATTAAACCTGTGCGACCAGCTGAATTAGGACCTAATGAGGCATTTGGAGATAATGGTGTATTGTTTGAAGGTACAAAAGGAAAAATGATCTGTGATGTTTACGGATCTAACCCAAGGTTATTGCCTTTATCTAAAAATGAGCACGACCATACAAAAAAGAAAACCCCTCGTGTACCGGGTGGCGAAGATGGCCATTACACACAATGGGCTGAAGCTGCAATTGCTGGTTATGGGAAAATAGAGTTAAGTTCTCCATTTGAAATAGCTGGTCCGCTTACTGAAACGTTATTAATAGCAAATCTGGCCATCAGGGGAACTGATGTTCAGAAAAGAAATGCCGATGGCGGAATTAGCTATCCGGGCAGAGATATTAAACTGATTTGGGATAAGGCTAACCTTAAGGTTACCAATTTTGATGAGGTGAACCAATTTGTGAAACGTAATTATCGTGCAGGATGGAGTTTGGGAGCGTAAATTTGCGTGTTCTGGTTGTTGGTTGCGGTAACATGGGCAAATCTCATGCTATGGCTTACCACACTTTAGACGGCTTTGAAATATGCGGAATCGTATCAACCGGTAACAGTAAGGTTGTATTAAATGAAAAACTGGGCGGAAGTTATCAGCTGTTCAGTGATTTTTATGAAGCGCTTGAGGTTACTAAGCCTGATGCGGTGTGCATTTCTACTTATCCGGATACTCATGAGGCTTTTGCAATTAAAGCGCTGGAGAGCGGCTGCCATGTGTTTATAGAGAAACCTTTGGCTGACTCTGTAGAAGGAGCAGAGCGCGTTGCTGAAGCTGCAAGAAAGGCAGGCAAGAAACTGGTTGTTGGCTATATATTGCGCTATCACCCATCGTGGGAGAAGTTTATTGAGGTTTCGCAGCAAATGGGTAAACCATTGGTGATGCGAATGAACCTGAACCAGCAAAGCCACGGTCCAAAATGGACAGTACACCGTAACTTGATGAAAAGCTTAAGCCCTATAGTTGATTGTGCAGTTCATTATATTGATGTAATGTGCCAAATGACCAGATCAAAACCAGTGCAGGTTAGTGCAATTGGTGCCAGACTTACTGATGAAATACCTGAATGGAATTACAACTACGGGCAATTGCAAATTCGTTTTGAGGATGGCTCTGTGGGCTGGTATGAGGCAGGTTGGGGACCTATGGTTAGTGAAGCGGCATTTTTTATTAAAGATGTTTTTGGACCGAAAGGGGCAGTATCAATAGTTGCTAAAGAGGCATCAAAATCAGGAAAATCAGATTCAATTGATTCACACACTAAAACGGAATCTATAAAAGTTCATTATGCTGATCTGGATAAAGATGATGAGTTTGCCAAAGCTGATGAATGGATTGACTTGCATGATGAACCAGATCATCAGGAATTATGCAATCGTGAGCAGCGCTTTTTCCTGAAAGCTATACAGGAAGATCTTGACTTGACTGATGCTACAGAAGATGCTGTAAACAGCTTAAGAATCGCTTTTGCATGTGATGAATCGGTAAGAACCGGGCAAATGGTTATGTTGTAGCCAACTTTATTAACAAAAGCGGTTGGATGTGGAAAAAATGATGACAGATTCTGAAACATTGATTTGGTGCAAATCCAATAATTATTACCTTTAGAGCGTTATATCAAATATTTTAAAATCTTAACTTAAGAAAAACATGGAAAAATTTTCAAAACTAAAACAGCTTATCGCAGGTATCGAATCTGATGCAGATAAATTTTATAATTCAGGTAACGGCGCTGCCGGTACAAGAGTTCGTAAAGCAATGCAAGATCTAAAAGGACTTGCTCAAGAGATCCGTACTGAGGTTACTGAGAAGAAAAATGCTAAATAGTATTATTTGACTTATACAAAAGGCCTGCAATTTATTGCAGGCCTTTTTTGTTTTATACGGCTTCGTCATATAAAAAATATTTGCTGCCCAGGCAACCTTGTTGTTCCGTGCTCCGTACTAGGAGATATAAGTTCATTAAAACTTAAACAAGGTAGTAGCTCAATTACATCATGAATAGAATTAGAAAAATAACCCGGGTGTTGATTGCACTCTTGCTGCTACACCTAAGTGCCGGGGCACAAAATTTTGTTAGTAAGAATATTAGAATTGGCTTATTCTCATCAACCCCATTAGAAGACATTAGAGCGGTAAGTGATAAGGGCAATGCTGTGCTTGTTTCTAAAACCAGAGAAATAGTTGTGCAACTGGATGTTAAAACGCTGGAGTTTGACAGGAAACTGATGCAGGAGCATTTTAATGAGAATTATATTGAAAGCGATAAATATCCTAATGCAAAATTTAAAGGTGTTATAGATCAACCGATAGATTTTACTAAGGATGGCAATTATGGGGTAACTGTTACCGGTACTCTATCGGTACATGGAATAGATAAGAAACGTACGATTCCGGGAAAAGTAATTATAAGCAATGGTGTTGTACAGATTAGCACCGAGTTTAATGTTGCATGTGTAGATCATAATATTAAAATACCCAAGCTGGTGTTTGCCAAGATTGCGGAGTTTATTACGATAAAAGCTGAAGGTAAATTCAATCCATTAAAATAACAAACCCATGAATAAGATTAAATATTTACTGATTTCCTTTTCGCTTTTTACATTGCATGCTCAGGCTCAGGAGGCAGATTCTTTGTTGAAAGCTCTGGATAGCGGACGTGTTGCCAGCACGGTAGACGCTGCTTTTAAGTCGACACACGTAGTTTTATCCCACTCTAGTGAAACCCAAAAAAAACATGATCTGGATTTGAGGATCCGCCATCATTTTGGTGATATAGGAGGGCGTTTTGGAAGCGCTCATACTTTATATGGTTTGGATGTAGCTACAGACTTGTTTATTGGATTGGACTATGGTGTAACCGATGATTTTACTGTAGCAGTTGGAAGAAGCAAGCAAGATGAACTTTTCAATTTCTCTGGTAAGTACAAGCTTTTAAAACAGAAAACTGATGCCTCTATGCCAATTAATATGACGCTTTTTGCACAGTTGGGATGGATTGCACGAGAACCTCTTAATAATAGTGAGTTTGCACAGTATAGTGATCGGTTTTCTTATTTCTTTCAGTCTATTATCTCACGTAAGTTTTCGTCACGCCTTTCATTGGAGGTAATGCCGGGTTATTTATTGAGAAGTAATGTTGAAGACAACGGGGATGCTAAGAATCTTTTTTCTCTTGGCTTTGCAGGAAGAATGAAAATAACAAAACGGCTTTCTTTTATTGCAGATTATACACTGGTAAATGGATTATCGAGACCTAAAGATTTAACTGAATCTTACTATAATCCTTTTGGTGTTGGATTGGAAATAGAAACGGGTGGGCATATATTCTCCTTAAACTTCATGAACTCGGAATATATAGTTGAGAATAATTTTATTCCAAATACTAAGAAATCATGGAGTAAAGGTGGGGTGCGTTTTGGCTTTACCATATCAAGAAATTTTACCCTGTTCAAATCAAAGAAAGAGGATCCGGATAAAAAATCAAAAATCTACTAGACTAAAATTTAAAAATTATGGAACGCGACGAATTTATCAAATCACTGGGATTAGGACTGGCATTGGTTTGTACAGGATCTTGTTTGTCGGGCTGCGGAAAAAGTAGCAACGATGGACCAGAGGATAAACCTGATCCGGGGCCAGGAGGTGGAAATACTAATACTGCCACTATAGATTTATCAACTGATCTTAAAGCTATAGGCGACCAGGCTAAAGCAAATGGTGTACTGTTTTTTAGAATAGCCGCAGGCAATACTGCTGCTTCATTTGTAGCTACAGAATCCATTTGCCCTCATCAAGGCGGAAATTTAGTGTGGAAACAGGCTGATAATAGAATACAATGTCAATTGCACTTTTCTGAGTACGCAACTAATGGTTCTGTGCTTCAGGGACCACAGGGTACAACAGGAAATACGAGGACATTGAAAATTTACAGCACCTCGATTAGTGGAACTAAACTTACGGCTACAATTGCATAATAATGTGCTTTTCTTCTAATGAAAAAATTATTTTCATTTCTTGTTAATGTTGGTACGATATGTGTAAATTGTATAGAGTTATCTGTGTAATTAATAACAGGATAACGGACATTCAATTAGCTATTTAAAAAGTTATGAAAAAACTACTTTCACTGATTGCCATTTTAAGTTTCTGTGTGAGCTTAAGTATGGCACAAACTGCCCCTGCTGCAGCAACCAAAGCTACAGCAAAAGCTAAAAAAGAAACTTCGAAAGCTAAAGATGCTGCAGCTGATGCGAAGAAGGAAGCTGCAAAGGCGAAAGCTGATGCAAAGAAAGATGCAACTGCTGCCGCGAAGAAAGAGGCCGCTAAAGCTAAAGCCGACGCTAAAAAAGAAGCGACAGCTAAAGCCAAAGCTGCTGCTGATGTAAAAAAAGAAACAACTGCAGCTACTACTGCCGAAGTGAAGTTAAAAAAAGATGGTACACCTGATAAGCGTTTTGCAAAAACTGCAGCAGCTGCAACCAGTGATGTGAAACTTAAAAAGGATGGTACGCCTGATAAGCGTTATTCTGCAACAGCTGCCAAAGAAAAAGCTACAGCTCCTGCAAAAGAAGTTAAAAAAGAAGTAACAGCGGTAAAAAAACAAACAACTACTGCTGTAGCGAGTAATGCTAACAAAGATTATAAACCAACTGTTGACAGATCTTTGAAAGGACCAAATTCTGAAGTAGTTTATACCGGCCCACGTGGTGGTAAATACTATATCAATAAAAATGGTAACAAAACTTATATTAAAAGGGAAGCAGAGTAGTTTTAAAATCTGATTCGAATAATGAAAAAAGGCATCCACACAGGATGCCTTTTTTTATGCTATTCTTTATCGCCAATTAGTGTTCCTGATACATTCCAGGCACTAAAACTGCCTCCTTC contains the following coding sequences:
- a CDS encoding ROK family protein, which codes for MNLHLLNNITKPARDKQLIYKYQLVKHLFNLGACSVSTLCDTMNMSTPSVLKLITNLIEEDWIEKKGYGISMGGRKPDLYGLKDKKILILCIDIELFHTKIAVMDNNYNYIVEANTIALPISKSNRSDFFNILNTYVLDILKAQNITHEQLIGCSVGMPGLIDSEKGKSFSYFLSDQENTSLTAAFETTLKLPVIIQNDVNGSSMAEFTHGMAKGKQNALILLMDWGVGLGIIMDGKLRKGACGFSGELGHIPFVENGALCYCGKHGCLETIASGNALSAMAKEGILSGKNSMLNKLSNEELQRIEPDVIIETANKGDQYAIQLLSNIGTYMGKGISVLIQLFNPELIILSGKIAEAKQYITLPMQQAINTYCMTQIRERTTIVSSELGENSRLLGYATTGIDYFLDACIKKAGKSKSKVSV
- a CDS encoding Gfo/Idh/MocA family oxidoreductase, with the translated sequence MKPKEPQEKNTRRDFIKKSAVGLAAFTIVPRYVLGGTGFIAPSDRLTKAVIGVGSMGRGHFTYDGTQVVAVCDVDKRHLDLATSMLDKGVKTFGDYRELIKLPEVDIVHIATPPHWHGIMAVDAANAGKDVWCEKPMTHTIGEGKRVMEAVQKHGRMFRLNTWFRFKDTFYGMGTTVKPIKKLVDSGLLGWPLKVTVGKHTGYDWKFYWVGKDHLEPQPVPPELDYDRWLGPAPYKPYNAHRVHQTFRGYWDYDGGGLSDMGQHYIDPIQYFLGKDDTSPVSVEIDAPQQHTDAVGIWRRITYTYADGCQIILDGEGKDTNVPYIEGPKGKLYPGFKSDIPDLERKLAAFPDPTPQMTDFVESVKTRQKFALNEENGHRSCNIVNIGLIALRLGRSLKFDPVKQEFIDDEGANRLINPVMRAPFTI
- a CDS encoding DUF1080 domain-containing protein, which codes for MIKKIFFILLAVLMLQDVANGQAKKDERTITTRIADLLAQMPANDAELFKNNVNDIANLGEEGYVTLISGLTAPGKGNNSLIEYTVGGFSAYITQNGKEDWRKMAVGAYCKALDKLTDKQNKSFIISQFDLVGKDDAVACLQGYLTDDHLADPAARALVKINTPASKAALLAGLAKANGTAKLSVIESLGDSRFKEAAQPINALAASSDENVAKVALYALAYIADPSSAPAFAAAADKSGFKYENTNSAAVYLIYAEQLLKNGNKELAEKIAKEITTKANSDELVGVRTGALKVLVEANKDNNQDILLEAAGDKNAEYRAAAFKFAVPYVTSASTAAWVKKLGGVNDDAKAGIVSMLGQSGAKDALPAVLKLLKSKNQTVKLAAINAAVNIGQEQVLDDLLKLASKGDTADVAAVSGAVHRMKGTGITEKVAAAIPSAKPNVQVALINLLASRAANGQLSAVYDQLKSKKPEVQQAAYTALSSVVVKDNLPQLFTLLNETSGAQETAVQEAIIAAVSGSGDNSQQVDAVLQQMASAPENKKLLFYKVLAGLGGQKSLKAVTDGFASGNEQTQKAALDALSAWTNADAAPELIRIARETKNAGFLNTAINGYLRSVREGVYPAEQKLLLLRNAMAVAQTDEQKKQVLKDVEQAKCFNSIAFAGKYLNDAALQQAAANAVMNITLAGSYNGDLVKGLLNKTIEVITGPDSGYQKEGMRKYISEMKAGEGFVSMYNGTDLTGWKGLVADPIKRSKMDAKTLAAEQEKADAEARESWKPINGELQFMSHGNNLATVKKYGDFEMLVDWKIIDDKKGEGDAGIYLRGTPQVQIWDNARTNVGAQVGSGGLYNNQANESKPLKVADNKLDEWNTFRIIMKGDRVTVYLNGELVTDNVILENYWDRSLPIFAEEQIELQAHGSPVAYRDLYIREIPRAKPFELSAQEKKDGYKVLFDGTNMHSWTGNTVDYTIEDGNIAIRPKPGKGSGGNLFTKEEFSDFIYRFEFKLTPGANNGLGIRAPLEGDAAYEGMELQILDNEAPIYKDLHVYQYHGSVYGTLPAKRGFLKPVGEWNYEEVVVKGPKIKVILNGTVILDGDITEARKNGAADGKEHPGLLRNSGHIGFLGHGSPVEFRNIRIKDLSKKDLTKKAPAKK
- a CDS encoding Gfo/Idh/MocA family protein; protein product: MTEDKLNSSTDNSRRNFIKTSALAAAGFMIVPRHVLGGKGFLAPSDRLQVAGVGVGGKGESDIANIYKGGKSDIAFLCDVDDRRAAGSVKRFPKAKYYKDYRQMLDKEAKNIDGVVVSTPDHNHAMIALAAMQLGKHVYVQKPLTHDIYEARVLTEAAKRYQVVTQMGNQGASGDGVRQLRDWCEAGLIGKVHTVYCWTDRPVWPQGISWPATNGVVPKELDWDLWLGSAPYKPYIDKMVPFNWRGWWDYGTGAIGDMGCHLVEPPFTILGLDTPMDVQCSVGSVYVDEFQRGYFPESCPPSSHVIMTFKETKRTKGDLQLHWMDGGIKPVRPAELGPNEAFGDNGVLFEGTKGKMICDVYGSNPRLLPLSKNEHDHTKKKTPRVPGGEDGHYTQWAEAAIAGYGKIELSSPFEIAGPLTETLLIANLAIRGTDVQKRNADGGISYPGRDIKLIWDKANLKVTNFDEVNQFVKRNYRAGWSLGA
- a CDS encoding Gfo/Idh/MocA family protein, giving the protein MEFGSVNLRVLVVGCGNMGKSHAMAYHTLDGFEICGIVSTGNSKVVLNEKLGGSYQLFSDFYEALEVTKPDAVCISTYPDTHEAFAIKALESGCHVFIEKPLADSVEGAERVAEAARKAGKKLVVGYILRYHPSWEKFIEVSQQMGKPLVMRMNLNQQSHGPKWTVHRNLMKSLSPIVDCAVHYIDVMCQMTRSKPVQVSAIGARLTDEIPEWNYNYGQLQIRFEDGSVGWYEAGWGPMVSEAAFFIKDVFGPKGAVSIVAKEASKSGKSDSIDSHTKTESIKVHYADLDKDDEFAKADEWIDLHDEPDHQELCNREQRFFLKAIQEDLDLTDATEDAVNSLRIAFACDESVRTGQMVML
- a CDS encoding histone H1, producing MEKFSKLKQLIAGIESDADKFYNSGNGAAGTRVRKAMQDLKGLAQEIRTEVTEKKNAK
- a CDS encoding YceI family protein gives rise to the protein MNRIRKITRVLIALLLLHLSAGAQNFVSKNIRIGLFSSTPLEDIRAVSDKGNAVLVSKTREIVVQLDVKTLEFDRKLMQEHFNENYIESDKYPNAKFKGVIDQPIDFTKDGNYGVTVTGTLSVHGIDKKRTIPGKVIISNGVVQISTEFNVACVDHNIKIPKLVFAKIAEFITIKAEGKFNPLK